A region of the Kaistia geumhonensis genome:
CCGCTCGCTCGGCGCGACGCGGTTGCAGCTGCTGCGTCATGTCGTGCTGCCCTCGGCGCTTGGCGAGATCCTGACCGGAATTCGAATCGCGCTCGGCACAGGCTGGACGACCCTCGTCGCCGCCGAACTCGTCGCTGCCTCGCGCGGCGTCGGCTTCATGATCCAGTCGGCCGCGCAGTTCCTGGTCACCGACGTCGTCATCATGGGCATCGTTCTGATCGCCGCCGTCGCCTTCGCCCTCGAGGCGGGCATCCGGCTGCTCCAGCGCTGGCTGGTGCCCTGGCTCGGCAAGTCCTGACCTTATGGGAGACCACGCATGACTGCCCAAACCTCTCTCGCAATCCACCCGATCGCCCCGGCGCTCGGTGCCGTCGTCGGCGGCGTCGACCTCGCGCGTCCGCTGACACCGGTCCTCGTCGCAGCGCTGCAGGAGGCGCTGGTGACGCATCATGTCCTGTTCTTCGAAGGCCAACAGGTCACGCCCGCGACGCAGCGCGACGTCGCCGCGGCCTTCGGCTCGCTGCACATCCACCCGATCTACCCACATGTCGAGGATGTGCCGGAAATCATCGTGCTCGACACGTCGGCGGACAACCTGCCCGACAACGACAACTGGCACACCGACGTCACCTTCATCGAAAACCCGCCGCTCGGCGCGCTGCTCGCCGCCAAGCAGCTGCCGCCCAATGGCGGCGATACGAGCTGGTCCTCGACCATCGCGGCCTATGAGGCTCTCTCGCCGGCCTTGAGGGACTTTCTCGACGGTCTCTCCGCCGTTCACGACATCCAGAAGTCCTTCCCCTTCGAGCGCTGGGGCGCCGGCGG
Encoded here:
- the tauD gene encoding taurine dioxygenase, which codes for MTAQTSLAIHPIAPALGAVVGGVDLARPLTPVLVAALQEALVTHHVLFFEGQQVTPATQRDVAAAFGSLHIHPIYPHVEDVPEIIVLDTSADNLPDNDNWHTDVTFIENPPLGALLAAKQLPPNGGDTSWSSTIAAYEALSPALRDFLDGLSAVHDIQKSFPFERWGAGGNEDRWQEARRKNPPVIHPVVRVHPVTRRKGLFVNEGFTTRILGLSAPESDAVLRFLFAHVAKPEFTIRWRWREGDVAFWDNRLTQHYALADYLPHRRIMHRATILGDRPVGPQKSETGAAG